CATGACCGTTTTGGTCATGCGAAGTAAATTCGGGTGCTTTATCTCCTTTTTTGAGTTCCATAAGACTTTTATTTTTTTATTGACTAATAATTGTAAAACTACTGAACTCAAAAACACAAAATAAAGTTTTGAAAGAATAAAAGCCACAACCATAACAAACTGACTTACAAGAAATTAAAAAATGAGGTTAATTTTATTCAAAAAAAAGTGATTTTTTTTCTTTAAAATGTTGGTAAAATTAAAAAAACCTTTTACCTTTGCACTCGCAATAAGGGAAAAGAAACCCCTTAAAAAAGCAGGAAAAAACAAAAATATGGCGAGGTAGCTCAGTTGGTTAGAGCGCAGCACTCATAATGCTGAGGTCGAGAGTTCGAATCTCTCCTTCGCTACAAAGTTTCATAAAACTAAAGTCTTTATTCATTTTTTGAGTAAGGACTTTTTTTATTTATTCTCTCTTGTAGTTTCTTATTGAAATAGTATCTTTACTCTTTTAATCAAGGTCAAAGAATTTAGAACCAAATGGCAAAAATATCTCGTTATCCAAATTTAGATTTACTAAGAGCTTTAGCAGTTGCTTTTGTAGTTTTTTATCATTGTTGTAATATGTTAGGCGTATCACGTTGGTTGTGGAAATGGAGTGAGATAGTAGGAGTAAGTGGAATAGATTTATTTTGTGTATTGAGTGGTTTTTTGATAGGTAGTCTTTATTGGCACGAGCAAAAAAAATATGGAAATGTTCAAATTTGGAGATTTATTGGACGAAGAGGTTACAGAACTATTCCTATTTACTATATATTTCTTTTTGTGGCTTATTTAGGCGTATATTTTATTCGTGGAGAATCTTTTTCGTGGCAGCATTTATTTTTTTTACAAAACTACCAAGAAAGTATTTCATTCTATGCTATCAGTTGGAGTTTGTGTGTAGAAGAACATTTTTATCTTGTAATGCCTTTCTTGACTTTACTAATTCTCAAACTACCTCGCAAAATTTCTCCTCTTATTATTCTTATATTATTAGTAATCCCTCTTTTGGCTAGGATGTTATCTTATCCGACTACACCCATTTCAGGCTTCGGATATTATTTTACAGCTACTCATTTTAGATATGAAGGTTTGCTTATTGGAGTTATTATTTCTTATATAATTTCTTACAAAAAGACATTTTTCGATTTCTTGATACCTTATGCCTATCTTATTTATGCTCTTACATTCATATTAGTATCTCTTTTCTATTTTGTAGATAACACCTATAAATATTATTTTTCTATAACACTAAACTCTTATATGTATGCACTATCATTGATTGTAGCAGTGCGTAGTGCACCGATACCTATCGCTACAAGTTCTTTTGTTTATAAAGTAGCTGTTTCGTCTTATAGCACTTACCTTGTTCATTCTTTTGTTCTTCAATTTTATCTATATGTCTTTAATAAACTAGGGTTTGATTTTATTTGGTTAGAAATACCTATTGCTTTTGTCACTTCATTTATAGTTGGTTATGCAATCTATAAGCTTTTAGAAAAACCAATTATAAAGCTCAGAAATAAACATGTTCCTGCAAGATAATCTAACTAGTATTTAATTTATGCTAAATCATTTTTTGGATTCTAAATTAAAAACACTACTTTTGCAATTCTATTAAGAACTGTATTTTATTAAAAGGTAATGCCTAAAACTAACTTTCAAACTTCTTCTCGTACTCTTTTCATGACTTGCTTTATGCTTGTGCTAGTTGTCTTTTCGACGACGATGCGCTTTGTTGGTGTAGATGCAAACCTAAGATTATTAGAAAATCGTTTTGAAGGTATAGAAAATACAGAAATTGATTATTCTTTAATCAATAAACTTGATAAAGAGGTAGATACAAAGAAAAATCTATCAAATTCAGATAATCAACAAGAAAAAGAACCTCTCACACTCAAAACAGCAACTTCTTCTGATGCTCTTTTGCAAGGGTTTGTTACTACAGAGTTTTTTCAAAATATAATTCTTACGTCAAGTATAGAATTTGTATTTCCTTCTTTTTCTTCTCAAACTATAAATAGTGTTACGTATTACTTCTCTAGTTCTACATTCTTCAAAACATTATTTAGTTGCTTTATTTCCCCAAACGCACCGTAGTCAGTTATCAATAAAATAAACATTTACCAGTAATCAGTTAAATGCTTTTTAGGTTTCAACCTAATAATTACTTCGTAATATTGTTTATTCCAATTGCAATTTCATTTCACACATTTATACATTTCATATTTTCAATATTGAATTTAATTCTCAATTCTAATTTCTAACTTCTGAATTGGTTTTAATTTCTACCTTTTAAATTTATTCTCATGCAAAATAGAGGTTTTATTATATTCCTTGCTATTCTCTTTGCAGTCTTGTGTTTGTTCTCATTATCATTCACACTTGTATCTCGCAATGTAGAAAGCAATGCAGTAGCCTATTCAAAAGGTGATGCAGCACTCAAAAAACAGTATTTAGACTCTATGTGGTCACAGCCTGTTTATGACATCCTAATAGCTAACTTTACTTATCAAGAAGTAAAAGAAAAAGAGCTTAATCTTGGTCTTGACCTTCAAGGTGGTATGCACGTAACACTTGAAGTTTCTCCAATAGACATCTTGAAAGCACTTTCTAATGAAAGTCAAAACGAAGACTTTCAAGCTGCACTTGCAGAAGCAAACAAACAACAGGCTTCTAGTCAAGACCGTTATGTAGAACTTTTCTTTGATGCTTATCAAGCAAAAGCAGGAGAAGGCAAATTGAAAGATGTTTTTGCTACTTCTGCAAATAGTGGAAAAATCAATTTCCGTTCTTCTGACAAAGAAGTAGAAGATTTTATTCGTACAGAAGTTGATGGTTCGGTTCAAAGAGCTTTCGAAATTATCCGTACTCGTGTAGATAAATTCGGTGTAACTCAGCCAAATGTCCAGCTTATTGAAGGAACTAGCCGTATTCAAGTAGAACTTCCAGGGGTAAGTAATGCAGAGCGTGTTCGTGATTTATTACAAGGCGTTGCCAAACTAGAGTTTTGGGAAGTATATCAGCCACAAGAATACCAAGAAGTTTTGACAAAAATCAATACATTTTGGGTAGAAAATCGTATGGAAAAAGCAGAAACTGCAAATACAGACGATTTGACAATTCCTGATACAACAAATACAGCTGATGCAGGAGATGACTTGATAATGAATACAGACACACAAACAGATAGTTTGGGTAATGCAATTGCTAACGAAGGAGATTCTGCAAAAACAGATGATTTATTAGCTGATGCAGATACAACTCAAAATCAAACTGTTTCTCCTCTTTTCGCAAAACTTACTCCTCTTAGTCAGAATTATTTTACATTGACCTATGAAGCCTTAGATACTTCTTCTATCAATAAAATATTGAATGACCCAATGGTAAAAAATATCATTCCTAAAGACATGAAATTCTTTTGGGGTGTAAAACCAGATGCAGAAAACGAAGGAAAAGCATTTTATACACTTCATGTTATCAAAACAGCAGCAGGTGGCAAATCTCCAATGACAGGAGATGTAGTTACTGATGCTCGTCAAGATATCAATCCAAATGGTCAAGTAGAAGTTTCTTTGGCTATGAATGGAGAAGGCGCACGTCTTTGGAAAGACCTTACAGGAAAAAATGTAGGTCGTCAGATTGCTATCGTTCTTGATGATTATGTATATTCAGCACCAAATGTAAACGAAGAAATTGGTGGTGGTCGTTCTTCTATCTCAGGTAGTTTTACAGTAGATGAAGCAAAAGACTTAGCAAATATCTTGAAAGCTGGTAAACTTCCTGCTCCTACTCGTATTGTAGAAGAAGCAGTAGTAGGACCTTCTTTGGGAGCAGTTGCACAAACACAAGGAATCTTGTCTATCCTTGTTGGATTAGGCTTAGTAGTCTTGTTTATGATTATTTATTATGCAAAAGCTGGTATTGTAGCAAACGTAGCTCTTCTTGCAAATATCTTCTTTATTTTCGGACTTTTGGCACAACTTGGAGCAGCACTTACACTTCCAGGTATTGCAGGTATCGTTCTTACAATCGGTATGTCAGTTGATGCAAACGTACTTATCTTTGAAAGAATCAGAGAGGAACTTGCAATGGGTAAAGGTTTGATGGTTTCGATTGAAGACGGTTTTCAAAGAGCTTTGATTACAATTATTGATGCCAACGTAACAACACTTATCACTTCGGTTGTACTTTATGTATTGGGCGCAGGTCCTATTAAAGGTTTTGCTGTTACTTTGATGATTGGTATTGTTTGTTCATTCTTTACAGCAGTTTATGTAAGCCGTTTGATTATCTATTGGATGAGCCGTAAAGGAGACGAGAGCAATATGTCTTTCTCTACTCCATTTACTAAAAATATGTTAGCAAACACAAACTTCAATTTTATGGGCAAACGTAAAATTGGTTATATCGTTTCTGGTGTTGTGATTGCTGTTGGTATTGCTGTTTTAGTGACAAATGGCTTAAATATGGGTGTTGATTTCACAGGTGGACGTTCGTATGTAGTTGCATTTTCACAAGACGTAACTCCTTCACAAATTGAAGCAAGCATTGAACAAAAACTCAATACTTCAGTAGAGGTAAAAAGTTATGATGGAAATGATAAAGTAAAAATTACAACAAGTTACCGTTCGGAAGAAGAATCTACTGATGTAGATGAGCAAATTCAGAACGAAATTATGGCTAGTTTGGGAGAAAAATATACAGCTCTCAATCCAGAAGTAGTAAGTACTTCGAAAGTAGGTGCAACTATCGCTGATGATATTGCAGACTCAGCTCGTACGGCTGTAATTGTAGCTTTGATTTTGATGTTTGGTTATATTTCAGTTCGTTTTAGCAACTGGCGTTTTGGTGCTGGTGCTGTTGCAGCCCTTACACATGATAGTTTGATTGTACTTTCTCTTTTTGCAATTGCTTATCTTTTAGGATTTGCTGTTGAGATTGACCAAGTATTTATTGCTGCCATTCTTACTGTAATTGGTTATTCATTGAATGATACAGTGGTTGTATTTGACCGTATTCGTGAAGCTCTTAATGATAGAGTGGATGAAGACTTACAAGAAACAATCAACGGAGCTGTTAATCAAACACTAAGCAGAACATTGATTACTTCAGTTACTACACTTTTAGTAGTATTGATTTTGTTTATCTTCGGTGGAGAAGCTCTTAAAGGATTCTCTTTTGCTCTTCTTATTGGTGTAATTGTAGGTACGTATTCTTCTGTTTTTGTAGCAACTCCTTTAGTATTAGATTTGTATTCTAAGAATGCTATCGAACACGAACGTGAGTTATTAGAAAAGAAAAAAGAAAAATATGCTCAACAATATTCTGACAAAGCAGAAATGGCTGAATATATGAAAGCAATGGAAGAGGAAGCAGAAAATCCTGAGCAACAACAGGAAGCGCAACCTCTTGTAAGACCTAAGAAACCAAAGAAATATTAATCAATGATTAGTGGTTAATTATAAATGATTAATTAACTACCTATTTCTAAGGAATGAAAAATCCCTTCTGACTTTATTGTTAGAAGGGATTTTTCATTTTAAACAAAAATAAATTTATCTAGCTCTCAAATGCCAAAAATCTTCTCCTTTTTGATTGTTTCTAGATATTTTATATTTTTTTGATGATGATAATGCTGCAATAGGTAAGCTAACAATAAAACTAAATAATCCAACTCCAGCAAATTTATAATACCTGTCTTGTCTAAATTTCCCACTACCATAATTAATGCTTACCAAAGGTGCAACAATGAGAGTTGTAAAAGCAGATAGAATAGCAGCCGAATTACTTATTCCCCCCAACACTTGACGAGTA
This is a stretch of genomic DNA from Bernardetia sp. MNP-M8. It encodes these proteins:
- the secDF gene encoding protein translocase subunit SecDF; the encoded protein is MQNRGFIIFLAILFAVLCLFSLSFTLVSRNVESNAVAYSKGDAALKKQYLDSMWSQPVYDILIANFTYQEVKEKELNLGLDLQGGMHVTLEVSPIDILKALSNESQNEDFQAALAEANKQQASSQDRYVELFFDAYQAKAGEGKLKDVFATSANSGKINFRSSDKEVEDFIRTEVDGSVQRAFEIIRTRVDKFGVTQPNVQLIEGTSRIQVELPGVSNAERVRDLLQGVAKLEFWEVYQPQEYQEVLTKINTFWVENRMEKAETANTDDLTIPDTTNTADAGDDLIMNTDTQTDSLGNAIANEGDSAKTDDLLADADTTQNQTVSPLFAKLTPLSQNYFTLTYEALDTSSINKILNDPMVKNIIPKDMKFFWGVKPDAENEGKAFYTLHVIKTAAGGKSPMTGDVVTDARQDINPNGQVEVSLAMNGEGARLWKDLTGKNVGRQIAIVLDDYVYSAPNVNEEIGGGRSSISGSFTVDEAKDLANILKAGKLPAPTRIVEEAVVGPSLGAVAQTQGILSILVGLGLVVLFMIIYYAKAGIVANVALLANIFFIFGLLAQLGAALTLPGIAGIVLTIGMSVDANVLIFERIREELAMGKGLMVSIEDGFQRALITIIDANVTTLITSVVLYVLGAGPIKGFAVTLMIGIVCSFFTAVYVSRLIIYWMSRKGDESNMSFSTPFTKNMLANTNFNFMGKRKIGYIVSGVVIAVGIAVLVTNGLNMGVDFTGGRSYVVAFSQDVTPSQIEASIEQKLNTSVEVKSYDGNDKVKITTSYRSEEESTDVDEQIQNEIMASLGEKYTALNPEVVSTSKVGATIADDIADSARTAVIVALILMFGYISVRFSNWRFGAGAVAALTHDSLIVLSLFAIAYLLGFAVEIDQVFIAAILTVIGYSLNDTVVVFDRIREALNDRVDEDLQETINGAVNQTLSRTLITSVTTLLVVLILFIFGGEALKGFSFALLIGVIVGTYSSVFVATPLVLDLYSKNAIEHERELLEKKKEKYAQQYSDKAEMAEYMKAMEEEAENPEQQQEAQPLVRPKKPKKY
- a CDS encoding acyltransferase, encoding MAKISRYPNLDLLRALAVAFVVFYHCCNMLGVSRWLWKWSEIVGVSGIDLFCVLSGFLIGSLYWHEQKKYGNVQIWRFIGRRGYRTIPIYYIFLFVAYLGVYFIRGESFSWQHLFFLQNYQESISFYAISWSLCVEEHFYLVMPFLTLLILKLPRKISPLIILILLVIPLLARMLSYPTTPISGFGYYFTATHFRYEGLLIGVIISYIISYKKTFFDFLIPYAYLIYALTFILVSLFYFVDNTYKYYFSITLNSYMYALSLIVAVRSAPIPIATSSFVYKVAVSSYSTYLVHSFVLQFYLYVFNKLGFDFIWLEIPIAFVTSFIVGYAIYKLLEKPIIKLRNKHVPAR